From a region of the Mobula hypostoma chromosome 6, sMobHyp1.1, whole genome shotgun sequence genome:
- the klhl15 gene encoding kelch-like protein 15 isoform X2 encodes MAGNVDVYNSTVHDSCVSSGFKTLYEERLLFDVTLVIEDHQFQAHKALLATQSDYFRIMFTADMRERDQNKIHLKGLTPTGFSHVLQFMYYGSIELNMSTVHEILQAAMYVQLTEVVKFCCSFLLSKICLDNCAEIMRLLDDFSVNIDGIQEQLDKFLLENFVPLMSRADFLSYLSVEKLLMCLENDQLSRFPEIELFEAAQAWLRHDRSRWRHTDTIVQNVRFCLMNTTNVLEKVKTSEFYRYSRQLRFEVEQALSYFQNMNQQPLLEMKSNRIRSAKAQTAVFRGMIGHSMVNSKILLLHRPRVWWELEGPQVPLRPDCLAVVNNFVFLLGGEELGPDGEFHASSKVFRYDPRQNSWLRMSDMSVPRSEFAVGIIGKYIYAVAGRTRDETFYSTERYDITQNKWEFIDPYPVNKYGHEGTVLNSKLYITGGIMSSSTSKQVCVFDPSKEGTVEQRTRRTQVVTTCWENKAKMNYARCFHKMIAHNGKLYVFGGVCVILRASFESQGCPSTEVYNPDSDQWTILASMPIGRSGHGVAVVEKQIIVLGGLCYNGQYSDSILTFDPEENKWKEDEYPRMPCKLDGLQVCSLYFPDFILEHVRRCT; translated from the exons ATGGCTGGAAACGTGGATGTGTACAACTCTACTGTTCATGACTCCTGCGTCTCTTCAGGGTTTAAAACCCTATATGAGGAGCGATTATTATTTGATGTCACGCTAGTTATCGAGGATCACCAGTTTCAGGCTCACAAGGCACTACTGGCTACTCAGAGTGACTACTTTCGAATAATGTTCACAGCTGACATGAGGGAGAGGGACCAGAATAAGATTCACCTTAAAGGACTCACTCCTACAGGCTTTAGTCATGTCCTTCAATTTATGTATTATGGCTCCATTGAACTGAATATGAGCACTGTCCATGAAATTCTTCAGGCAGCAATGTATGTCCAGTTAACTGAGGTCGTGAAATTTTGCTGTTCTTTCCTTTTGTCAAAAATCTGCTTGGACAACTGTGCAGAAATCATGCGACTTTTAGATGATTTCAGTGTTAATATAGACGGTATCCAAGAACAACTGGACAAGTTTCTACTCGAGAATTTCGTGCCACTCATGTCCAGAGCTGATTTTCTGTCCTACTTGAGTGTTGAAAAGCTTTTGATGTGTTTGGAAAATGATCAGTTGAGCCGATTCCCAGAGATTGAGCTCTTCGAGGCTGCACAGGCCTGGCTGCGACATGACAGAAGCCGTTGGAGGCACACAGATACCATTGTTCAAAATGTCAGGTTTTGTCTGATGAATACAACAAACGTTTTGGAAAAG GTAAAAACATCCGAATTTTATCGCTACTCACGGCAGCTTCGTTTTGAGGTTGAGCAGGCTTTAAGCTACTTTCAGAACATGAATCAGCAACCACTTTTGGAGATGAAATCTAATCGCATTCGTTCTGCTAAGGCACAGACTGCAGTTTTCCGAGGGATGATTGGACATAGCATGGTAAATAGCAAGATTCTTCTGCTGCACAGACCCCGGGTCTGGTGGGAACTGGAGGGTCCACAAGTGCCACTGCGACCTGACTGCCTTGCAGTTGTGAACAACTTCGTGTTTTTGTTGGGAGGGGAAGAGTTGGGTCCTGATGGTGAATTTCATGCTTCCTCCAAAGTCTTCCGGTATGATCCCCGACAAAACTCATGGCTGAGAATGTCAGATATGTCTGTCCCCCGATCTGAATTTGCTGTTGGTATCATTGGGAAATACATCTATGCTGTGGCAGGCAGAACAAGGGATGAAACTTTTTACTCAACTGAACGATATGATATCACACAAAACAAATGGGAATTTATTGACCCATATCCAGTTAATAAGTATGGTCACGAAGGAACAGTTCTCAATAGTAAGCTTTACATAACTGGTGGTATAATGTCCTCCTCAACCTCCAAGCAAGTATGTGTTTTTGATCCCAGTAAAGAAGGTACTGTGGAACAGCGCACAAGGAGAACACAAGTGGTTACAACGTGCTGGGAGAATAAAGCTAAAATGAACTATGCACGCTGTTTTCATAAAATGATTGCCCACAATGGGAAACTTTATGTTTTTGGGGGTGTGTGTGTAATATTACGTGCATCTTTTGAGTCCCAGGGCTGTCCATCAACAGAAGTttataatcctgattctgatcagtGGACTATCCTGGCATCAATGCCCATAGGAAGAAGTGGGCATGGGGTGGCAGTTGTTGAAAAACAGATAATAGTCCTTGGTGGCCTTTGTTACAATGGTCAATACAGTGACTCCATACTTACCTTCGATCCAGAAGAAAATAAATGGAAGGAAGATGAATATCCAAGGATGCCTTGTAAATTGGATGGCTTACAAGTCTGTAGCCTTTACTTTCCTGACTTCATACTGGAGCATGTTCGGCGATGTACCTAA
- the klhl15 gene encoding kelch-like protein 15 isoform X1: MLEPLGSTEPLLGRSTGRSGLRTPSRILPMSLHTCPTEGALAARVLMAGNVDVYNSTVHDSCVSSGFKTLYEERLLFDVTLVIEDHQFQAHKALLATQSDYFRIMFTADMRERDQNKIHLKGLTPTGFSHVLQFMYYGSIELNMSTVHEILQAAMYVQLTEVVKFCCSFLLSKICLDNCAEIMRLLDDFSVNIDGIQEQLDKFLLENFVPLMSRADFLSYLSVEKLLMCLENDQLSRFPEIELFEAAQAWLRHDRSRWRHTDTIVQNVRFCLMNTTNVLEKVKTSEFYRYSRQLRFEVEQALSYFQNMNQQPLLEMKSNRIRSAKAQTAVFRGMIGHSMVNSKILLLHRPRVWWELEGPQVPLRPDCLAVVNNFVFLLGGEELGPDGEFHASSKVFRYDPRQNSWLRMSDMSVPRSEFAVGIIGKYIYAVAGRTRDETFYSTERYDITQNKWEFIDPYPVNKYGHEGTVLNSKLYITGGIMSSSTSKQVCVFDPSKEGTVEQRTRRTQVVTTCWENKAKMNYARCFHKMIAHNGKLYVFGGVCVILRASFESQGCPSTEVYNPDSDQWTILASMPIGRSGHGVAVVEKQIIVLGGLCYNGQYSDSILTFDPEENKWKEDEYPRMPCKLDGLQVCSLYFPDFILEHVRRCT, translated from the exons GAGCCGCTTGGTAGCACGGAGCCTCTTTTAGGCAGGAGCACGGGACGATCAGGTCTGAGGACCCCGTCACGAATTCTGCCGATGTCACTACACACGTGTCCAACAGAAGGTGCACTTGCAGCAAG GGTTTTAATGGCTGGAAACGTGGATGTGTACAACTCTACTGTTCATGACTCCTGCGTCTCTTCAGGGTTTAAAACCCTATATGAGGAGCGATTATTATTTGATGTCACGCTAGTTATCGAGGATCACCAGTTTCAGGCTCACAAGGCACTACTGGCTACTCAGAGTGACTACTTTCGAATAATGTTCACAGCTGACATGAGGGAGAGGGACCAGAATAAGATTCACCTTAAAGGACTCACTCCTACAGGCTTTAGTCATGTCCTTCAATTTATGTATTATGGCTCCATTGAACTGAATATGAGCACTGTCCATGAAATTCTTCAGGCAGCAATGTATGTCCAGTTAACTGAGGTCGTGAAATTTTGCTGTTCTTTCCTTTTGTCAAAAATCTGCTTGGACAACTGTGCAGAAATCATGCGACTTTTAGATGATTTCAGTGTTAATATAGACGGTATCCAAGAACAACTGGACAAGTTTCTACTCGAGAATTTCGTGCCACTCATGTCCAGAGCTGATTTTCTGTCCTACTTGAGTGTTGAAAAGCTTTTGATGTGTTTGGAAAATGATCAGTTGAGCCGATTCCCAGAGATTGAGCTCTTCGAGGCTGCACAGGCCTGGCTGCGACATGACAGAAGCCGTTGGAGGCACACAGATACCATTGTTCAAAATGTCAGGTTTTGTCTGATGAATACAACAAACGTTTTGGAAAAG GTAAAAACATCCGAATTTTATCGCTACTCACGGCAGCTTCGTTTTGAGGTTGAGCAGGCTTTAAGCTACTTTCAGAACATGAATCAGCAACCACTTTTGGAGATGAAATCTAATCGCATTCGTTCTGCTAAGGCACAGACTGCAGTTTTCCGAGGGATGATTGGACATAGCATGGTAAATAGCAAGATTCTTCTGCTGCACAGACCCCGGGTCTGGTGGGAACTGGAGGGTCCACAAGTGCCACTGCGACCTGACTGCCTTGCAGTTGTGAACAACTTCGTGTTTTTGTTGGGAGGGGAAGAGTTGGGTCCTGATGGTGAATTTCATGCTTCCTCCAAAGTCTTCCGGTATGATCCCCGACAAAACTCATGGCTGAGAATGTCAGATATGTCTGTCCCCCGATCTGAATTTGCTGTTGGTATCATTGGGAAATACATCTATGCTGTGGCAGGCAGAACAAGGGATGAAACTTTTTACTCAACTGAACGATATGATATCACACAAAACAAATGGGAATTTATTGACCCATATCCAGTTAATAAGTATGGTCACGAAGGAACAGTTCTCAATAGTAAGCTTTACATAACTGGTGGTATAATGTCCTCCTCAACCTCCAAGCAAGTATGTGTTTTTGATCCCAGTAAAGAAGGTACTGTGGAACAGCGCACAAGGAGAACACAAGTGGTTACAACGTGCTGGGAGAATAAAGCTAAAATGAACTATGCACGCTGTTTTCATAAAATGATTGCCCACAATGGGAAACTTTATGTTTTTGGGGGTGTGTGTGTAATATTACGTGCATCTTTTGAGTCCCAGGGCTGTCCATCAACAGAAGTttataatcctgattctgatcagtGGACTATCCTGGCATCAATGCCCATAGGAAGAAGTGGGCATGGGGTGGCAGTTGTTGAAAAACAGATAATAGTCCTTGGTGGCCTTTGTTACAATGGTCAATACAGTGACTCCATACTTACCTTCGATCCAGAAGAAAATAAATGGAAGGAAGATGAATATCCAAGGATGCCTTGTAAATTGGATGGCTTACAAGTCTGTAGCCTTTACTTTCCTGACTTCATACTGGAGCATGTTCGGCGATGTACCTAA